The following DNA comes from Malania oleifera isolate guangnan ecotype guangnan chromosome 12, ASM2987363v1, whole genome shotgun sequence.
aattgttgcaaagatttttcactTGTATGTGCTAACCGCATACATCATAACCTGATTGTATCTGAACCTACATCTTTCTCAGAAATgacagctgctgagccaataattgTACTTCCTTGAAAATAATACAAGTTTTTTTTCCTAGTACCTTTGATCATCACAAGTGCACCTGATTTagtctttaaggttccatctttcaaggTGATAGTAAATTCTTTAAATTTTAAGGCACCAAATGAAATAAGATTTTTCTTTAGACTTATAACATACCTAACATTAGTCAAGGTTTTAacagttccatcttgacatttcaactgtattgaacctattctagttgttttacaggtattatcatttcccacgaaaataaccccaccatctaattcttcaaaattagaaagtCATTctctattgggacacatgtgataggaacaaccagaatccaaaatccattCACCAAAGTAATGCGctgaagatgttccaacaagagaaaagtctgactcacttccatcacgCTTGGCTATATTGGTATTAAATTGtgttttgcccttattcttctgctacAATTTAGGGCAATTTTTCTTCCAATGTCATTTCTTATGACAAAAGGTGCATTTATCTTCAACAGGTCTCatatgagatttactcctcctttcAGATTTATGACTCTGAGAATGttcccttattgttagtgcttttGTTGTTTCCTTATGAACCCTATGATCATTCTTTCTACATTCAATATTAATCAATGCAATACAAACAACATCAAAATTTCCTCTAAATTTTTTAGAGCCGTATTTCCTTATACCAACCTCATACACTCAAATACTTcaattcctttgagaaatctagcattgtgagtgtttttattcattgttctatattgctgaaaaccctcacttgcttttGTGCATGTGATTTTCTGTTGAGGGTTGAGCAAAGATTTTccccccgattttatttaataaatctttatgTGGGACAAATCTTCATAGCTAGTGtgtctttgcatcattgttgcaagactcatcaagcttgtgtgtttttatttgtaaaaatatttttcaccaGCTTGCATATTCTTAAATATCTCTTGACCTATTATTTGtgagaaaatcatatttgagatattttgaataatcttgttaaaacactttgaaacttgaggtgattgatttacattgattatttgtttcaaagacTACTTagattatacactcttgtgcttgattgaatattgacataagattgagtgtttagcacacgtatAGCACAGAGCTTATAATTTctatctgtttgaggtgcattgattagtgcttatGCGTAGTGGTATATATCTGCTTGTATAAGAAGCATctgtttgtacgcaaatttttatatctattgtattccaggcatgggcctgaagagggagactagccctggtaaatagtctcgaattgtcttagacccggttaggaaaggtaggtgcaccatcctgataaggtgcggttgtaggttaaggtcagtcccgttaattaacctggttgtaaacggtgtcgctccacccgttaagtgagcattagtagaatcctcgagcttgcgagctagaggtgaaGACGTAGGCataattggccgaaccccgacaACTTATCGtatgtgcactgtttatatttccacaatttatattcctacacgtgtatgttatagtgtgaatgctgcatatgatttaatttccgtatCTTTCATTAATTtgcacatttgggtttatgtatatatagacagaccctaggttgagtattactgttgtcaaattagttgaacctaagaagaattttttgaatactcaattcacctccctctcttgggaatacaccaaattccaacaattggtattagaacctcGTTATACTAGGCTTAACAGTTTTTTTAAAAGAACGCAATGGCTCAATTTAGTGTATCCCTATTCGGAGAGGGaagatcaccttccagtcctccattattttgtagtgttgattacaccgcctaAAAAATTAGAATTGACATATTTAtgaaatcaatggactggagggcctgctaggtgattgtcaaaggaatttgtatgccggctaacaaaaatgatataaatttattgcatgcaaattcatatgtcatggatttattatactgtgctttaaagactgatatttttcatgagatcatggcTTGTGTTAGCGCTAAGGAAATCTGGGAACATctaaaaaagaaatatggagagacccagaaGAAGGAAGAGACCACCACTCTTGAAGTATCAAGTTATGATATTCCGAATGTGGTAAATGATGGGTAAATTGCATTAATAGAAAAGGAGGTATATGACTCTCACTctagctcaattgatgattcttatgtcaaATGCTGTGTTGTatcttatgttgaatcatctattgaatattgtgatagttTTGTCATTGATGCACTTGATGACTCTCATATTGAATACTAGAATATATCATGTAATGAATCATCTGATTGCCCAAGTGATAATCGTGCTATTAGCTTatgcaataattcatgtgatgcatattgtgatgactcttgtgccaaatcctatgatatattgtatgatgagtcatTTATTGGTTCCAATGATAatactgtatgcattgattcatatgaatgttatagtgataaattttttgatgaatcatgtattgaatcttacaatgaaagcatgccctcacatACAACACTAGaaaatgaattatttaaaatgcataaaattcTACTTAGGATGTCTATAGTAACCTGGGTTGCCCAGAGTGGCACCAGGTACAATAGTTCTCAAACAACCATACAACTTAGcagaagcatatatatatatatatatatatatatatatatatatatatatatatatacatccaatagcaataccagagttctgaccATCATCATGTTTATACATAAGTCCCCAAGAACTATTCAACCATATACATCCGAACATCATACACATACTTTCCTATACAATATGGTGTCTCACTATTACTTATTTTGAATAGTACTCTTAATCTCTGCTCTATAGAACTCTAAGCCCATCTACCTAGGTTTCCTGAATGACGGAATTATAAGAgtgaaacacctctcaataagacgaaacaaattattattatcagtgtgtggtaacatgagttttaatatttcaAATACACTTTCATAGTCTATCTTTTTTTTACTCTGTGAACTCATATATGGAACTGTATGTGTACCtataaaaaatactttttagttTACATATCTTTCTATCAAATCATGCTATAAGTAAAATAAGTATCTCAAACCATACTCTGTATAAACTAATATTTCAAATCATTCTCTGTATAAAACAAATATCTCAAATCATActctatataaaataaatatctcaaatcatgttttatataAAATAAGTATCTCAAATCATGCTCTGTTTTAACTATGCATCACCATTTATACTCTGTATAATAAAATAGTATCTCTACATAAGTAAATGTGCGTATATGTATAGAAGAACTGCCCTAAATGGATAATACTGtaacatcatgaattaaccccgcatgatccggGTTCTGTGGCCTAAAGGATGGATATAGCCATGGTTGACCTACCAAACTAGATCAACTATGTTTGTAACTGTAACTGTATCTGTAACTATGAGTATGATTTCCCTACCCAACTGGTCCGGACACCCGTGGGTAACTCTACACCTCAATGGCAGAATCGACTATGCCACCAACACCCTATCAaagaagtgtggctgcactgacAACTATGGAGCTACGGTACCGTGCCTAGTTATGGTCTATTaggattcttaaaccatataatgctatttctaaacaatatatatcataaACCCATTTCTATTAAAACTGTCGTACTATATATCTATGTAAACTCACTATAGCTCTGTATAAAAAATACTCTatataaaatatttgtgttgtaGTTCCATTTAGGGAACGCTGTAGTTCCACTTAGGGAACGTTGTATCTCTTTGTAAATATATGTACTATAGTTCCTTAAGGAAcgctatagttctatatagaacactatatTACTGTATGAAATACCTGTATAAAACTCTGTACtttagttctatatagaacattatatctttgtataaaatctatataatacTCTGTATAAACTCAGTTACAATGTAACTTTATAAAAAGCATTGTCATACTATggtaaaaatcatatatatatatatatatatatatttcataaactGATAAAGTTatttatgcataatattcaactcatgccacacattttctctGATAATCTGTACTTTAATTTACTGctgaaaatattgatataattatctctagggttttactcaactcAACCCAACTTACACAAAGTATATATCATTTCAAAACTCTCATCTCATATGTCTGTGTACTCAGGAAAACTCAAATATCATTTCTGAAATTACATATTATAATTTTAGCAGATAACTTTGTAAAAACGTcagatataatttatttttcttaccTAATTCTTGGAGAAATACCTGTAGGGATCCAAAGGCAGTGCCTGCCGCATTCGCACAAATTCATGTATTCATATATTTTAGCTTAAGCAGTTAAATTCcagaataattactatcctacaTCCTTAGGCTCACATGCTCCCGTTAactagttaaattctaaaaacacgagtatgatccactttccatatttaaatttaatttctaacatatttaaaaacaccaatatgatcaaatcctcgcagtttaacttaattaaaaaatattcccaaaaatataattttaatcaaatccctgcactttaacttaattccaaaatattccctgaaatttaatttaatcaaatactaaaatttaataaataaaccgtaattttcatacccataaaattactcagaaattcatatacaatattccagtaattatataccatgatttaatcgggtgaatttttaaaataactgacataatttgtacccCTCACATTAGCCTttgagtggtgcctaggaaatcaaaaatctgctccaattaaTTTGCTCAGGATCGAAGCTAGAACCTTGTGGTGGTGTCGCTTTTCGATTCGGCTTACGGATGGAGAAATGATCTAGAGAGAGAGTTGCTCACGGTTTGGGAGAGAAAGAAATGTTCTCTCGGTAATTTGGAAATCCTTTAGAAAGCTTATATCTTAAGCtttcatatatataatattattatatacatattccattaacattatatatatatatatatatatatatatactgttaattaattaattaaatattattaaattgaattaaatcatatcatattataTGTAGATATatcattgtttatttatttaattcaatttaataatatttaattaattaattaatagtatatatatatatatatatattagtataatTTCAATAATCTTGTACAACTATTTTTTGAAATCGTTACATGAATGATACTTAACATGGTTGGGATTTTACATTTCTTTGGGAGTTTCATAAAAGGGAAACAAATATTTTGAGTAGTTGCAGCTATTCAACGAATGTTTCAAGTTAGAAGGGGGAGAGTGGATTAGAATTGTCAATACTGATTGTTGTGCTAATGGTTTTGGAGATTCTTCTTTTTACGAGCACTATCTTTTCCCACGTCAATTGTTGAATAATGTTTTAAGATATCAATTTGAGTCAATTAAATGCAAATAAGTATTGAACTGTTTACTAAATATATGTGGAGGCATTAGCATACATTTAAATCAaggattttaaaagaagaaaaaaggaaaagaaaaaaaagagagaaggaaATCAATTTTCATTACATTTGCTCtgtaaaatcaaataatattaaggATGGGAATATgttcaaatataattaaaaaaaataagagaaatttaaattaaggacatataaaataaaaattttattcattaattattGGGTActtaattttctttcttatgatCATCGGTAACCAAGTAAGAGAAGTTGATATTTCTTTTTtgtactttcatttttttttttccaagttccCAATAAAATCTTAATTAGGATCTAAAAAATCAAGCATAATGATTTTGGTTTCaacattttgaataatttaataaatagtTTGATCCTCGTTTATACTTTAGAGAGATGAAAACCtttaaaaattaaacatgaaAATCAAAAAAATTGAACCAATTAATACGCATATACTAAAAGTTGAAATGCAATTTATGGGATATGTCACCTATATTCGACAATAATTAAAAAGGATCTCTACAAGAATTACTAGACATGCTTGCAACATTAATTTTGATACATTTGAATCTAGAAATCTCTACATAAAAAACCCTACATTGTCAATTTTTTTCTAAAAGTAGAAAAACATTTAGCATATCATTCATAATACTTCAATATACTTTGACAATGAGTTCTTTAATAGTCAACAAATATAAGGCCTGTTGTTTTATTTGCTTTAATTTGTAATCCAATTCATGTTAGCCAAAAATGCTGACTTTTGATACAAATCAAATTTGAATTATAATACCTTTTGAAGCGGTTGGATGAAATTACAATTTTGCCATCATAATCTACTAATTTCAACACAATCATATTCAAATTAGGGATGATAtcttttttttacttttcatacttgCATAGAGGTAAATGTAGGCACGATGGCATTTAATTATCGGATATAGACTAGTTTATTGCTAATCTATCTGCAATGGCAAAAcgtatttcaaattgaaaaatCTTATTATTATAAGGGATGCCGAATATGACTAGTAGAATTACCTTGTGACCTGTGATTTGTTAGATCTTATGGAAAATCAATTCTAACCAATTATAATGAATCATGGTCATTTCAAAATAATAGGAAAGTTAATATTATTGGTCTTAACAAAACAAAGGAAATTTCCGAacccatttttttttccttaattgaAAAAGATTCACATCATCACATTTTGGTTTAATTTTGTTGCCCttagaaaattcaaatttgaaccGACTTTCCATGTAGCACTTGCAATTTCAAACTTAATGCTCCAATACTATAAAAACCTAAAAATTTTGGTAAAACCATAACGTATTAAAATGGGCAAACCCACCAAATCAGATTCCAATTTGGTGAATTATGGTGtcagaattttgaaaaataacaataataatagtagtgtGATGCAGGATTTTTGACTGCTTGGGTCTACTTATCTGCAACAAGAGGCAATGGTTTAAACCCTCTAACGATGATAGAATATATACTTGCCATATATGGTTTGTGGGTTTTGAATATTAGCTGAGCTGTTTTTTCTCAATAATGTTTTTGCCACCATAATTTCTACTATGATTCCCTCTTCATACAAACCTCATGAAACAGAGCCCCAAATAGTAAAAGCAGGGCACCAATGAGTGGGTGTGGAGTGCAGGGGAGGTGCCattcaaccaaacaaaaatatattctatacattttcaaaaccctaatttcacaTTTACAGTTCCAGTTGAGGCATGTCAGAGGAGCCACAAAGCGTGACCAAAACCTAACACAAGTCATGTGAGAAACACACCCCATtcaaaattttattgtaaattgcAGCTGCCATAGCCCATTTGGTTGGTTTTTGGCACATACCCATACTTTTGAAAATGACCCTAGTGacatttattttatcttttttttaccTTAATCGAATTATGGATCATAAATTAATTAAGGTTTTTGAAATACTTGTCGATAATATCGTTACAAATGTCCACTTAAATATATGTTTGGTGTAAGAGAATTAAATGATCTTTTTGTGTATTAAACTAAGGACTCTTAAATCAAGCTAAATTGCACTTACCCATTTGGATGAAAAATTAGtaaaatacagaaaaaaaaaaaaaagaagcattaAATTGATTTGAAAGTTGGAAATTGGAAACTATAACTAGAAATAAAAGAGTTGTGAAGATTGAAACCGCGGGGGGGCGGGTTAGGTCACGTAGAACATCATGTCTGGTTTAAAAACAACagcataaagaaaaaaaaatggaagggTGACAGACAGGAACCCAACCATTTACACTctatatatttgtttatttatatcTTTATGCATacataatatatgaaaaaatatatatgtatatatatatatatatatgtgtgtgtgtgtgtgtgtgtgtgtgtgtgtataatataTAATGATGCGTTGGTGGGCATAGTCGTCTCCATCATCCTGCATCCATTAATATTCTCTCTATATCTGGTCATGGGTTTCAGCGTTTTTCAAACTTCCCGTCATGCCCGCGCTCAAAAGCTACCCGTCCGTTgattataatttataataaacCCTATTCTTTTCATTTCAAATATTAAACAAATTCATAAAAACcctgcgagagagagagagagagagagagagagagggacttTTAGATATCATACAGGGACAAGAGAGAGGGAGACTCGGGCCGATGATGTTCATCACTCATCATTCTCTTTTACCTCTCAAAGTTGCAATTAATCTCTACTATGTTTGTTTGATTATATTCTCTTGGAGTTAGAGGGTCTCCCGAGTACCTTTAAACCCCATTTGTTCAGATCTACGCTTCCAGATTGTATGTACAAACAGATACCCTTTCTCGAATATCGAAAAAACAGGATTGAATGAATTGCTCGCGAGCGCCTTGGTGGGTTCGATTGTGGCATAAAGATCGATGGGCTACGACGTAGATCAGAGCTTCCATTGCAATTAACccattactctctctctctctctctctctctctctctctgcgctTATGATTATCGGATCAAAGCTGACTGAAAAGGTAGAATCCAAGGCAATTCGGTGTCGTATCGGGGCTGTAGGGTGCTTGGGAGTTCACGAGCTGTGTTGGGTTTTTCTCTTAGGGCCGAACAGTGTCCATCTGTAAAGAGAAAAGGAGAATAGGGGTTCTTTTGCCTCACATTTTTTATAAAGGCTTTTGGTTTTAGCATGCGAATTGGCGTCGAAGAAAGAGAGGGGTGAACGATGAAGGCGGAGGATATGAAGACGAAGCAGCTTGGGAATGAAGGTGCCAAGCAAAAAGAGCGACACATTGTTACGTGGAGTCAGCAGGTTTCTTCTTTGTCACTCTGTTTTGTTCTGAGATTACTTGCCAATTTGCTTCTTTGGCTCATTTTGTGATGTGGGATATTTGAGTTGCAGGAGGATGATATTCTTCGGGAGCAAATTGGCGTCCATGGAACTGAAAAGTAGCGTCTCTTTTTCACTAAAATTTGTGGGTTTTTGTGTGTGTGGGTGGGTGGGTTGTTctttattactttttatttttaaattttgttctgCTAATGGTGGGTGGATGAATGAAACTGAGGGCTTTTTTGTGGTGAGCAGCTGGACGATTATTGCTTCCAAATTCAAGGATAAAACTACAAGACAGTGCAGAAGAAGGTTGATGAAATtgcaatgataataatattacattCAAAAGTTGCTTGATgattctctttttatttatttaatcattgTTCTTCTTGCTGATTTTTGGCGTCTAATATGATGTTCATATAACTATATTATTGCAGATGGTACACTTACTTGAATTCTGATTTCAAGAAAGGGGGATGGTCTCCGGAGGAAGACATGCTCTTGTGCGAGGTAACTGATGCCCTACGTGTGCATTTGCAATCATCTGGCCTCCTAGAGTTTTTGTGGTCCTGATGATGAGATATTAATTGGAGATaagatttcaataataataaaaaaagggcagcccggtgcataaagctcccgcgtatgcgaAGGTTCATCAAAACTGAGTGTCCTTATATGTTATTTGAAGCAATATGTAATTTCAGCTCTTATAAAAGGTGTTGGTTTATTTACACATTCAAGTTTTCGGTTTGGGAAAATAGAGAACCATTTCAAGTCGTTAAGACCCAAAACTGATTGATGTGTTCTGTCTCTTAAAAGTTCAGCAGAAACAACACTATATTTCAATTTTGATAAGcatatttttcttcattattaGTTGGTGTAGTTGTCAAATAATTCAAGGTGGATTGCAGGCTCAGAAAATTTTTGGCAACAGATGGACTGAAATAGCAAAGGTGGTTTCTGGCAGGTATAAGAACAATTTTCAAGTTCCATTTTTCTCGACTATAGTAgatatttttctccttttttttacaattttatttttatattattttagtttaaCTTATCTTTGTTTCCCTGTTTATATAGAACTGATAATGCTGTAAAAAATCGGTTCTCCACCCTGTGCAAGAAGAGAGCTAAACATGAAGCCTTATCAAAAGAGAACAACACTTTGTACATCAACCAAAATAACAAGAGGGTATTATTTCAAAATGGGTATAATACAGATGGACCATTAGAAGGTGCAGCAACTCTGAAAAAGATGAGGTAATTAAAAAGATAGAGTGCCTCCAGTTTCATGTTTAACAGATAAGTGTTCGTATATAGTGACACTTTGTTGTGATTCAGGCGGTTCCACATCCCTGATCTCGCAGAAAATTACAATCGCAAAGAAAAATCACTTGGCGAATGTGGAACAACTGTGCATCAGCAACTAAGACACCCATTTGCAGTTTTGGTTCAGAACTTCCACAATGTCAGCAACTTGGCAATTCAGCATCATGCCAGCAATGTCAAGGAGGCCTCAAATGATGGTAAATCCCCCTTAAAAACTTTTTGGTAAAAACAACTTTCAATGCATTACTCTTGCACAACCTGAAGGGCATATTAGAAGATGTATTAGAGCAGGACATTATTAGTTATTTCATTTAATGCTTATGTTGGTAAAGACATGATTTGTTATTTCAGAAGATACCATGTTAATTGTTTTCTTCCTTTGGAATCTtagatattttttaattgtttattGCACTTAACTGAAACAATGGAAAGTTAATATAATTTTTTGCTTACGATGCAAAAGCAGCTCAGAGTAACAAGTTTCGAGGAACATTTCTGAAGAAGGATGATCCAAAGATAACTGCTTTGATGCAACAAGCAGAATTACTCAGCTCTCTTGCAGTAAAAGTTAATGCGGAGAACACGGATCAGAGTCTTGAAAATGCTTGGAAGGTAAGAAATATTTGATAGGTTTCAACTTTGCTATGCCATTGTGCTCGTCAAAGTCTAGTCTGCCTAGtgaaaaccagtagatatggcTTACTTCCATGGGCATTGAACGCCAATGCCAGACTTGACAGTGTACCTTAACTCACCAAACTAATTCAATTTCTTGTGATAGTCTGGTCTTGATGCATTCAGCAAGACTAGATATGACTATCTGGGTAAGTTTAATTATTTTGGCTTTAAGAAACCCAAATTAGTAGTGTGGCTCAACCGCAAGCATAATGTCAATAAAGAAAGACTGAACTCATGCTCTCAGTCACCATATTTGAGTGCCGCGTGTATCATTGTGCCATTTATATTGCTCTCAGTGGATGCTGGTATATCCTCTGTTAACTGttcaaattagaaaaataaaaaatgagacaCATGTATTGGATATTCCCTTGGTAATAATCAGATATGATATTCAGGCTCTCCAAGATTTCCTCAACCAAAGCAAAGAAAGTGATATGCTCAGATTTAAGTTTTCTGGTATGGATTTTCAACTCGAAGATTTCAAAGACTTGGTAGATGACCTGAGGAGTAGCGAGGAAGGAAGTCGTCCATCCTGGAGGTAATAAATTTGGTTGAACATCAAGATTTAAATTAGGTTTACTCATCATATTAAATTTGTGTTTTTGCTGTTCTACAACATTTTGAATGGGCGGTTGATGTGTTGTAGGCAACCTGATTTATATGAGTCTCCAGGGAGCTCCGAATACAGTACA
Coding sequences within:
- the LOC131145144 gene encoding transcription factor MYB88 isoform X3 gives rise to the protein MKAEDMKTKQLGNEGAKQKERHIVTWSQQEDDILREQIGVHGTENWTIIASKFKDKTTRQCRRRWYTYLNSDFKKGGWSPEEDMLLCEAQKIFGNRWTEIAKVVSGRTDNAVKNRFSTLCKKRAKHEALSKENNTLYINQNNKRVLFQNGYNTDGPLEGAATLKKMRRFHIPDLAENYNRKEKSLGECGTTVHQQLRHPFAVLVQNFHNVSNLAIQHHASNVKEASNDAAQSNKFRGTFLKKDDPKITALMQQAELLSSLAVKVNAENTDQSLENAWKALQDFLNQSKESDMLRFKFSGMDFQLEDFKDLVDDLRSSEEGSRPSWRQPDLYESPGSSEYSTGSTLLSQTTGDKTEQTQAEVCGMHQDIGIQLQSVNSEERNGGNDCRNGIISGATTNEDIFLSCDELKNNGVASALSNTEFSSPLQVTPLFRSLAAGIPSPKFSESERHFLLKTLGMESPSLNPSNHPSQTPPCKRALLHSL
- the LOC131145144 gene encoding transcription factor MYB88 isoform X4; protein product: MKAEDMKTKQLGNEGAKQKERHIVTWSQQEDDILREQIGVHGTENWTIIASKFKDKTTRQCRRRWYTYLNSDFKKGGWSPEEDMLLCEAQKIFGNRWTEIAKVVSGRTDNAVKNRFSTLCKKRAKHEALSKENNTLYINQNNKRVLFQNGYNTDGPLEGAATLKKMRRFHIPDLAENYNRKEKSLGECGTTVHQQLRHPFAVLVQNFHNVSNLAIQHHASNVKEASNDAQSNKFRGTFLKKDDPKITALMQQAELLSSLAVKVNAENTDQSLENAWKALQDFLNQSKESDMLRFKFSGMDFQLEDFKDLVDDLRSSEEGSRPSWRQPDLYESPGSSEYSTGSTLLSQTTGDKTEQTQAEVCGMHQDIGIQLQSVNSEERNGGNDCRNGIISGATTNEDIFLSCDELKNNGVASALSNTEFSSPLQVTPLFRSLAAGIPSPKFSESERHFLLKTLGMESPSLNPSNHPSQTPPCKRALLHSL
- the LOC131145144 gene encoding transcription factor MYB88 isoform X2, which encodes MKAEDMKTKQLGNEGAKQKERHIVTWSQQEDDILREQIGVHGTENWTIIASKFKDKTTRQCRRRWYTYLNSDFKKGGWSPEEDMLLCEAQKIFGNRWTEIAKVVSGRTDNAVKNRFSTLCKKRAKHEALSKENNTLYINQNNKRVLFQNGYNTDGPLEGAATLKKMRRFHIPDLAENYNRKEKSLGECGTTVHQQLRHPFAVLVQNFHNVSNLAIQHHASNVKEASNDAQSNKFRGTFLKKDDPKITALMQQAELLSSLAVKVNAENTDQSLENAWKALQDFLNQSKESDMLRFKFSGMDFQLEDFKDLVDDLRSSEEGSRPSWRQPDLYESPGSSEYSTGSTLLSQTTGDKTEQTQAEVCGMHQDIGIQLQSVNSEERNGGNDCRNGIISGATTNEADIFLSCDELKNNGVASALSNTEFSSPLQVTPLFRSLAAGIPSPKFSESERHFLLKTLGMESPSLNPSNHPSQTPPCKRALLHSL
- the LOC131145144 gene encoding transcription factor MYB88 isoform X1, with amino-acid sequence MKAEDMKTKQLGNEGAKQKERHIVTWSQQEDDILREQIGVHGTENWTIIASKFKDKTTRQCRRRWYTYLNSDFKKGGWSPEEDMLLCEAQKIFGNRWTEIAKVVSGRTDNAVKNRFSTLCKKRAKHEALSKENNTLYINQNNKRVLFQNGYNTDGPLEGAATLKKMRRFHIPDLAENYNRKEKSLGECGTTVHQQLRHPFAVLVQNFHNVSNLAIQHHASNVKEASNDAAQSNKFRGTFLKKDDPKITALMQQAELLSSLAVKVNAENTDQSLENAWKALQDFLNQSKESDMLRFKFSGMDFQLEDFKDLVDDLRSSEEGSRPSWRQPDLYESPGSSEYSTGSTLLSQTTGDKTEQTQAEVCGMHQDIGIQLQSVNSEERNGGNDCRNGIISGATTNEADIFLSCDELKNNGVASALSNTEFSSPLQVTPLFRSLAAGIPSPKFSESERHFLLKTLGMESPSLNPSNHPSQTPPCKRALLHSL